Proteins encoded by one window of Mercenaria mercenaria strain notata chromosome 4, MADL_Memer_1, whole genome shotgun sequence:
- the LOC123551637 gene encoding protein FAM76B-like, giving the protein MAALFACTKCHSRHPFEQLSTSEQLCKGCRNYQPVVKCTACRAEFTPGERGATNQNCRHCTYNIKVHGEPAVCRFCNLMAAFVDNKCQRCTAYEKKFGAPLPCEQCKMKCAFDKSERSKAKMDGKTLCWLCALAYKRVLEKAKQRQEQKRQGLRSNPSSFDKLDKLDKSDKLEKVENMSTGSNSRDKISPFENASNSQPAKTPQKDSKSLLNLSVGEKSTPPSFASSFDFLREHKDEKSNDSIDVATKVKEEGSKDGHHKHRHHHHHHHKSKHHHHKRSHSPRSPSKRPRLENSDSNGMTGTLTPTKSSVLATEKSPVDPNSSEHIIAINRLQEQLDNLKKQLSLKDQQLLEKEKKMTEVKAAQYESDKSFRTKLSELTKKNTEAVETLQAKNRELEKKNRDLSKQVTLLSKGKKSSSVLSNSQNNSPSLSS; this is encoded by the exons ATGGCTGCCTTGTTCGCCTGCACAAAGTGTCACAGCAGGCATCCGTTTGAACAACTATCCACTTCGGAACAACTTTGTAAA GGTTGCCGTAACTATCAGCCAGTGGTCAAGTGTACAGCTTGCAGGGCAGAATTTACTCCAGGAGA GAGGGGTGCTACAAATCAGAACTGCAGACATTGTACATACAATATTAAGGTTCATGGAGAG CCAGCAGTCTGCAGGTTTTGTAACCTTATGGCAGCATTTGTAGACAACAAATGTCAACGATGTACAGCATATGAGAAAAAATTTGGTGCACCGCTACCCTGTGAACAGTGCAAAATGAAGTGTGCTTTTGACAAGTCGGAGCGATCCAAAGCTAAA atgGATGGCAAGACTCTCTGCTGGCTTTGTGCTCTGGCATACAAACGGGTACTAGAAAAGGCAAAACAGCGTCAAGAACAAAAAAGACAGGGACTGAGGTCCAATCCAAGTAGCTTtgataaacttgacaaattagaCAAGTCAGACAAACTGGAAAAAGTAGAAAATATGAGTACGGGTAGCAACAGTCGAGATAAGATCTCACCGTTTGAAAATGCTAGTAACTCTCAGCCTGCTAAAACTCCACAAAAAGACTCAAAATCTCTGTTAAATTTATCTGTTGGAGAGAAATCAACTCCACCCTCATTTGCATCTTCATTCGATTTCCTCCGTGAACATAAGGATGAGAAAAGTAATGACTCAATTGATGTTGCAACAAAAGTCAAAGAAGAAGGTAGCAAAGACGGACATCATAAACATcgtcaccatcatcatcatcatcataaatcAAAACATCACCACCATAAAAG ATCTCACAGTCCTCGTTCTCCCAGCAAGCGTCCTCGGCTAGAAAACAGTGACTCGAATGGAATGACTGGAACCCTGACACCAACTAAAAGTTCTGTGTTGGCAACAGAGAAATCTCCTGTGGACCCTAACAGTTCCGAGCATATCATAGCAATCAACAGACTGCAGGAACAACTGGATAACCTCAAAAAACAGCTCAGTCTTAAGGATCAGCAGCTCCTAGAAAAGGAGAAAAAG ATGACGGAGGTGAAAGCTGCTCAATATGAGAGTGATAAAAGTTTCAGGACCAAACTGAGTGAGCTCACCAAGAAGAACACTGAAGCTGTTGAAACTCTTCAG gcGAAGAATCGAGAGTTGGAGAAGAAGAATCGAGACCTGAGTAAACAAGTGACATTGTTGTCCAAGGGCAAGAAATCAAGCAGTGTCCTTAGCAACAGCCAGAACAATAGTCCTAGTCTAAGTTCATAG